ATGAGCTCGAGCACCTGACGCTCGCGGGCGGTGAGTTCGGCGATCGCGTCGACATCGGATGCTGCCGGGCCCGCGATGCCCGGGCCGGCACCTGCCTTGGGCCTGCCCGACCCCATGCCGCCGTCGAGCGCGAGCCCCGCCGCCGCGGCGACCTGTTCGACGCGGTCGCGCACCGCACCCACCCCGCCGCTCAGCGCGAGGTCGAAGGCGCTCTGGAGCGTGACCTTCGCCGCAGCGCGGTCGCCGCCGGCGAGTTCGGCCTCGCCCTGGCGGGTGAGGGCGTAGGGCGCGAGGTAGCCGGGGGCGGTGGGGGCGGCCGCAGCCTTCGCGGCGGCCTGCCAGGCCGCAGCGTCGGAGCCGGGCGCCCCTTCGGGGGCTTCGGCGAGTTCGGCTTCGAAGAACGCAGCCCAGAGCGGCTGCGTGGGCCAGCTGCGCATGCCGGCGAGCACCTCGCGGAGCGCCGGTTCGGCCGCCCCGATCTCGGCGGCGAGGGCATCGGGGATGCCGCCCGCCCGCTCGACGGCACCGGCACGGGCGGCTCCGACGACGCGAGCCGCGACCCAGACGAGCGGAAGGCCGTAGCCGGGCAGCGGCGCCTCGGGCTCATCGAGCACCCGCTTGGCGTCGCGCCAGGCGCCGGCGATATCGCCGGCGGCGAGCGCGACCTCGGCGGCGACCCGGCTGACGCTGAGCCGGGTCTGCTCCTCGACCTCCATGATCTCGGTCATCGTCGAGCGGACCCTGCGCAACTGCTCGGCGGCCCGCACCGGCTCGCCGAGCCAGAGGATCGACCAGATGCGCGCCCGCTGCAGGTACACCCCGAACGGCCCGGGCGGGTCGAGGGCGAGCGCGCGTTCGATCAGCGCCGCCGCGCGATCCCATTCGCCGAGTGCGAAGAGCGGGTCGACGGCGTTGGAGGCCAGGATCAGACCGGAACTGCGCTCGACGCCCTGCGCCCGCGCCTGCTCGAGCCCCTCTTCGGCGAGGCGCACCGCCTCGGCGTAGTTGCCGACGAGGAAGTGCAGGTCTGACGCGTTGACCCAGTAGCGCAGCGTCGCGGCCCCGTCGCCGTGCGCGAGTTCGCGGGCGCGTTCGAGCCCGGCGAATCCGGCCTCGACCTCGCCGCGGCTCGCCCGGCTGACGGCGGCCACGTTCGCGGCGATCGAGGCGTAGCGCGGCGACTCGACCTCGAGCGCGACCTCGAGCGCTCGTTCGGCGGTATCGACCGCTTCGTCGAGCCGGCCCTCGATCATGAACCGGCCCGAGAGCACGATGAGCACCGTCATGCGGAGCTCGCTCGGACGCTCGCCGAGCACCTCGAGCGCCTCTTCGAGCACCGGGATCGACCCCGGCCGACCGACGCTGGCGAGGTCTGTCGCCTTGTCGCGCAGGAATCGGGGGTACTGCGGGTCGTCGCGCGGGCACTCGGCGAGCGCGGCCTTCACGAGTGCGAGGCTCCGCTCACCCTCGCCCGCATTGCGGAGGTGCGATGCGGTGCGCCCCATCAGCTCGAGCTTCGTCATGCCCGATGCCTGCTCGGGCTCCGGCACCACGTCCCACAGGCCGATCGCCCGTTCGCCGAGCTGCGCGGCGGTGCTGTAAGCGGCGGCGGCACGCGCCTCGCGCATCGCATGGATCGTGGCGGGGAAGGCCCGCGCGGCATCGTGCGCGCCGAGCCAATGGAACGAGATCTCGGCCGCGAGACGCCGGGTGCCGGCCGCCGCCGCCGTCTCGTAGGCCTCGGCGTAGCGCGAGTGGAATCTCGCCCGCTCGCCGGGCAGCAGGTCGGCGAGGATCGCCTCGCGCACGAGGGCGTGCCGGAACGCGTAGTCGTCGCCGTCGATGGTCAGCACCCCGGCGAGCACGCTCTCGCGGGCGGCGAGGTCGAGTTCGTCGGCCGTGCCGTCGAAGACCGTCTCGAGCAGCGTGTGCGAGATGCGCACGCCGCCCACGCTGATGACTCGCAGCAGCGCCTGCGCCGGATCGCTGAGCCGCTCGTATCGCGCCAGTAGCAGCTCGCGCAGCGTGTCGGGCAACTCGCCCTCGTCTCGGCAGCCGTCGAGGCCGACGAGTTCTTCGACGAAGAACGGCACGCCGTCGCTGCGCCGGAAGACGGTGTCGATGACCGAGTCGGTGGGCGGCTCGCCGACGAGCGACTTCGTGAGCTTGCGCACCTGGGCCCGGGAGAGCCGAGAGAGGTCGCGGCGCTCGACCCAGCGATCGCGCTCGGCCTCGGAGAGGAAGGCGCGCAGCGGATGGCCCCTCGTGACGTCTTCGCTGCGATAGGTCAGCACCGTGAGCACCCGGCTCGAGCCGAGCGCGCGCATGAGGAACCGCAGCAGCGCGAGCGTCGCCGTGTCGACCCAGTGCAGGTCTTCGATGAGGAGCACCACCGGTCGCTCGCGCGAGACCGTCTCGAGCAGCACCGCGATGCCCTCGTGCAGCTGGCCGGTCGCGGCGCCCACGCCCGCCGGGGCCGCGACGGCAGCCGCTTCGGGGTCGGATGCCACGAGCTCGGGCAGGAGCGCCGCGAGCGCCGGGCTGCCCGGGCCGGCCGCTTCGAGCACCCGTTCGGGCCCGATGTCGGCGATGAGCGTGCGCAGTGCCGCCTTCACAGGCGCGTAGGGCGCCGCGACGCTGCCGAGGTCGACGCACTGGCCTGCCAGGAGGCGCACGTCTGAAGGCAGCCCGAGCTGGAACTCGCGCACGAGCCGCGTCTTGCCGATGCCCGCTTCGCCGCCGATGACGACGGTGAAGGGCGCGCCTGCGCGCACCTCGTCGAGGCGCTCGTTGAGCCTCGCGAGGTCGGCGTCACGGCCGACCATGGCCGCCGCTGACGTGGTCACGATCTCATCGTGCCACGTCCTTCCGACAGCGGCAGCCGCCGCGGCATCCGTGATCGCGCTCGGCGGAATCTCCGATGCGGTCGCGTGCCCGTTCGTCGACGCCGTCGCCTGCGCGATCGCCGTCGGGATCACCGCAGGGCGAGGCGCGGCGCGCGGTGCAGGTGACCTCGGCGACGAGCCGGTTCCGGCGACGCCCCCGCGTCGCCGGAACCCGCCTCGTCGACCGCCCGCTGCATTCCGAGCTCGCGCTCGGCGCGGTGCACGTCGGTCTGGTGCGCGTGCAGTGCCATGAAATCCGCAGAGAACTGCATGATCCCCTCCTGGGTCGTTCCGATCGTTCGACCGGATGCCTCCAGCGTGCGCTCTGAGGCACCTGAGGCTCATCGGGCGATCGCCCTATTTCCTGCGTCGGCACCTCAGATCCGCCTGAGGAGGCCGCTCACGCACGAACGGTCGGCCGAGCAGTCGGCCGGCCGCTCGCTCTCGGCGCTCAGCCGAGGATCGTCGGCGTGCGGCGGTAGCCGTCGCGACCGAACTGCACGAGTGCGGCGGAGATCGCCACGACGGCGACCATCGCGAGCACGGCGAGGAACAGTATCGAGAACATGGCGCACCTCCCTCCTGCACATCTCCATGGATCTGACGAAACCTCAGTGAAGCCTGCCGCGGCGAGCGGCCGCCGTCGTCAGGGCGACCACCGAATCGGGTGTCGGGGTACCCGCCGGGGTCAGCACCGAGGGCTCCGGCGCGCCCCAGGCACGGGCGAGCGGCACGACGCCCGCCCAGACGGCGTGGTCCTCGCCGTCGTCGACCGCCTCCGACGCGCCGGCGGCCCTCGTCTTCATGACGACGTCGTCGAGGCGGAGTCGCAGCACCCGGGTCGCGGCGATCTCCTTGCGGGTCATCGCCCGCACCTCGTCGGCGCGGCCCGGCATGAGCCGCGCCGCGAGCGCGAGGAGCGCAGCATCCGCCGCCTCGCCCTCGACGGGCTCGAGCACGCCGTACGCGACCGCGCTGCGGTAGTTCATCGAGCTGTCGAAGAGGGAGCGGGCGAAGACGAGTCCGTCGAGCGCGGTCACCGCGAACGCGACGGTCTGGCCTTCGGATGCCGCGCGCAACGCGAATCCGCCGCCGGTCGAGCCGTGCACGAACACGTACTCGCCGTCGCGGGCGTAGCCCATCGGCACGACGATCGGCATGCCCTCGACCGCGACGGCGAGGTGGCCGACCAGCTCGGTGTCGAGCAGCTCGAAGAGCGCGTCGCGGTCGGTCGTCTGGCGTTCGGACATGCGGCGGATGCGGCGAGGTGCCGAGGTCTGGGATGCGGTGTCGATCGTGGTCACCCTTCGAGTGTCGGCGCTACACTGGTCGCGTTCGCAGTCCAGTTCTCGCAATTGAGACCAGTCCAGTGGGGAGCGCCGTGGACGGGCCGATCGTCGACATCGACCGCAGCTCCGCCACGCCGATCGGCGCGCAGCTCGTCGACAGGCTGCGGCAGGGGGTGCTCGTCGGCAGCCTCCGCCCGGGCGATCCGGTGCCGTCGACCAGGGCGCTCGCGAGCGCGCTCGGCATCTCCCGGAGCGTGGTCGTCGCGGCGTACGACCAGCTCGTCGGCGAGGGCTACCTGGAGACGAGGCAGGGAGCTGCGACCCGCGTCGCCGAGCTCGGCCCCCGGCCCGATCGATCCGCGGATGCCGCGGCGTCCACGCCGTCGGCAGCGTCGACGTCGGCCGCCGCGGCCGCGACGACCGCGGCGGCGCTCCACGCGCACGCCACGATCGCGCCTCCTGCGGAACCCCGCATCAACCTGCTCCCCGGCCGGCCCTCGACCTCACGCCTCGACACCCGGGCCTGGCGCGCAGCCTGGCGACGGGCCGCGGCCGCCGAGATCCCGGCGGACTCGCCACCGCCGTTCGGCGTGCCGCGACTGCGCGCCGAGATCGCCGACCACCTGCGCCACGCGCGCGGGCTCGCCTGCTCACCCGACGACGTCGTCGTCACCGCGGGCACGAGCGAGGCGCTCGGGCTCGTGGCATCCGTTCTGGCGGACCTCGCCGGGCGACCTCCCGTGATCGCGATCGAGCACCCCGGCTACCCGTCGGCGCGCCGCCTGTTCGCGCGGCGGGGCGCCCGCACCGCGCCCGTCGCCCTCGACCGCGACGGCTTCGACGTCGGCGCCCTGCGGCGCCTGCCGAGCCCGCTCGACGCCGTCCTCGTGACCCCGAGCCACCAGTACCCGCTCGGCGGACGCCTGCCCGTCTCGACCCGCCTCGACCTCATCGGCTGGGCGCGCGCGACGGGCGGCATCGTGATCGAGGACGACTACGACAGCGAGTTCCGCCACCTCGGGCCGCCGCTGCCGGCGCTCGCCTCGCTCGACGACGGCGGCCGAGTCGTGCTCATCGGCAGCTTCTCGAAGGTGCTGACGCCGTGGATCCGGCTCGGCTATCTCGTGCTGCCGCCGGCGAATCGTGAGCTGCGCGAGGCGATCGCCGCATCCCGCGACGACGAGGCCTGCCCCGTTCCCGGCGTCGCCCAGCACGCGATCGCCGAGCTGCTCGCGAGCGGCGCCGTGCGCCGGCACATCGCGGTCGTGCGGCGCGAGTACGCCCACCGGCGCGGGCTCGTGCTCACCGCGCTCGACCGGCTTCCCGGTGCCACCCTCTCGGCGCTCGACGGCGGGCTGCACGCGGTCGTCGAGCTGCCGGATGCCGCGGCATCCGCTGCCCTCGTGACCCGGCTCGCGAGCGAGGGCGTGGCCGTCGCGCCGCTCTCGGACTACTCCGCGGTGCCGGGCGAGGGCCGGCCGGGCATCGTCTTCGGCTACGCGGCGCCGAGCGACACCCGGCTCGTCGAGGGACTCGGGCGCATCCGCGGCGCCATCCTCGACGCCATCGTGCCCGCGCCCTGAGCACCCCGCTCCCTACCGCCGACGGCGAGGGCATGGATAGGGTGAACCGACCGGCGCGCCGAGGGCGGCGCGTCACCCTACGGTTGGAGGGCCCGTGCGGCGAGCAGTCGGTGGAGGCGCGGCGCACTGCATCGCGGGAGTGTTGACGATCTCGGGTGCGCTGCTGCTGAGCGGATGCGTCGCGGCCCCGGCCCCGCCGCCCGTCACGATCGTCGCGACCGTCACGGCGACGCCCACGCCGACGCCCACGCCGACCCCGACGCCGACCCCGGCTCCCGTCGAACCCGCGCCGACGCCCGAACCCGTGCCGAACGCGCCCGCGCCGGTCTACGAACCCGGCCCGGCGGTCGACCTCGGCGTGCGCGACGGCGCCGACGGCACCCCGAAGCTCGATGGGTCCGGCATGCCGATCAGCTACGTCGTGGTCTCGGGCGACAGCTTCTTCGACATCGCGCAGCGCTTCGACCTGCCGCAGCAGCAACTGCTGCGCATGAACCCGCAGGTGCACGACTTCGGGGAGAACGTCTACATCGGCGACGTCATCAACCTCGACTGGACGAAGACCGGATGATCCTGCCCGCCGAGGCCGACGTCATCATCACGATCGCCCCGTGGAACCCCTGGCCGGTCGCGATCCCGCTCGTCGCGCTCCTCGCGGGCGTCGTGGTCTCGTTCATCGGCACCCGGCGCCGCTCGAAGCCGCTGCGCGAGCTCGGGTACGTGATCTTCCTCGTCTCAGCGCTCACCGCCGGCGCCATGGCCTGGGTGCTCTCGGGCATCTGGGACACGCAGGCCCGCGAGCAGGCGCTCGAGGAGCTCGGCTACATCTCCCCGACGTTCAGCGGCGGGATGGCCCTCTCGGAGCACGGCCTGCCGCCGATCGACTTCACCGCGGAGCGCGATGATGGCACGCGGGTGAGCGGAAGACTCATCGACCAGGGCGGCGGGCGCTGGCTCGTGAAGGTCGGCGACTGACGCCGACGTGACTCGCGCCGGCTCGACTCACGCCGGCTCGTCAGGCGAAGAGCGCCTGCCCCACGAACTCCCCTTCGGCGACCCCGCCGGGCACGGCGAAGATCGCCGACCCCACGTGCTTCAGGTACTCGTTCAGTCCGTCACTCGCGAGACTCGTCTGCACGTCGATGAACTGCTGCGGCGAGCGCTGGAACGAGAGGAAGAAGAGCCCCGCGTCGAGCCGGCCGAGCGAGTCGTTGCCGTCGACGAAGTTGTATCCCCTGCGGAGCATACGAGCGCCGCCGTTCGTCGTCGGGTGCGCGAGGCGCACGTGCGCGTTCGTGTCGATGAGCGGCGCATCGGTCGCGCCGGTCTTCTCGAAGTCGGGTTCGGTGAACTCGGTGCCGCCCGAGAGCGGGGCGCCCTCGCCCTTGGATCGCCCGACGAGCATCTCCTGCTCACCGAGCTGGACGCGGTCCCAGTTCTCGATGATCATGCGGATGCGACGCGCGACGAGATACGAGCCCCCAGCGAGCCAGGCCGGTTCGTCGGATGCCTGCACCCAGACCTGGTCGTCGACGGTCACCGTCTCCTCGGCCTTGACGTTCGCGGTGCCGTCCTTGAATCCGAAGAGGTTGCGGGGCGTCGCCTGGGTCGTCGACGTCGACGAGGTGCGGCCGAATCCGAGCTGCGACCAGCGCAGGCTCGCCCGCCCGAACGCGATGCGGCTGAGGTTGCGGATCGCGTGCACGGCGACCTGCGGATCGTCGGCGCACGCCTGGATGCAGAGGTCGCCGCCCGAGATCTCGGGCACGAGCGCGTCGCCCTGGAAGCGCGGGAGCGGCGCGAGCATCGCCGGGCGCCGGGCGGCGAGGCCGAAGCGATCGGCCCCCGACGCGTCGGCGAAGAGCCCCGGGCCGAACCCGAAGGTGATCGTGAGGCCGCTCGCGGGCAGTCCGAGCGCCTCACCGGTGTCGACCGGCGGCGCGTAGTCGGAGCCGCCGACGGCCCCGCCCTCGGCGACCTCGAGGCCCTGGCTCAGGCGAGCCGCGGCATCCGTCCACTCCGTGAGCAGGGCGATCAGCCCGTCGCGGTCGAGGGTGTCGTCGACGTCGAATGCGGCGAAGTGCAGGCGGTCCTGCGCGGGGGTGACGATGCCGGCCTGGTGCGCGCCGAAGAACGGGTAGACGGATGCCGCCGGGCTCGCCGCTCCCGCCCCGCCGGTGGTTGCCGCGACCGCGACGCCGGCACCTGCCGCAGCGCCGACGACGGCGCCGGCCGCGCCCGCGCCGAGGAAGCCGAACAGCTGGCGCCGGCTGACGGCGGACGCGGCAGCCGCGTCGGCGCCGGCCGCGGGCGTCGCGGTGTCGGGGTGCACCTCGGTCGGTGCCGCGCCCTGCGCGTCACCGGCCGTGGAACGGGAGACGTTCATCAGACCCCGAGCACCGTGGCGGTCAGCTGCGAGAGCGGCTCTGCGAGGGCGTTGACCTGGTCGCTGAGCGCCTTCTTGTCGGCGTCGGTCAGGGTCGCGTAGTCGACGAAGCCCGACTCGAGGGAGCCGTACTCGGCGAGCGCCGCCTCGAGGGCGGTGAACTGCTCGTCGATCTCGGTCGCGAGTGCCGTGCCCTCGTCGCCCTTCGACTCGGCGAGCGCCCGCACCGCGCCGAAGGCGACGCCGGCACCCTGCACGTTGGCGGCGAAGTCCGAGAGGTCGGTGCCCGACCACCAGTCCTCTTCACCCGTGATCTTGCCGGCCGCGACCTCGTCGAGCAGCGCGATCGCGCCGTTCGAGATGGCGTCGAGCGAGACGGTGAAGTCGTCGGCGGTGACGAGGTCGTGCAGTTCGGTGACATCCGCGACGAGGCCGTCGGCGTAGGCCTGGCGCTCGGCGGGGGTCGACGGCGCCCAGTCCTTCAGTGCGTCCTGGCCGTCGGAGTTGAGGTCTCCCGCGGCCGGCGGCCAGAGGTCCTTCTCGATGCGGTGGAAGCCGGTCCACTCGAGGCCGTCGGCGACGGCGTCGACCTCGCGGAAGTCGATCTTCGGGTCGAGGTCGCCGAACGCCTCGGCGGTGGGCTCGATGCGCTCGTACGGCACGCGGGTCGCGGCGAAGAGCGAGCGGGCGGTCTCGTCGTCGCCGGCCGCGTAGGCTGCGGCGAACGCCTCGACGAGCGGCAGCAGCTCGGCCGCCTGCGAGCGCACGTATGCGAGGTACTCGGTGACGGCCTGGTCGGAGAGCGCCTGCTCGTCGGCGGAGACGGCCGAGGCCTCGCCCGTGACCGTGAACTCGGCGAGGCCGATCGGTGCGCCGACCTGCTGGAACTTGCACGCCGTGTAGTAGGTGCCCGGCTCGAGCTGCGCGGTGAAGTCGATCTCCTGCCCTGGGGTGACGTTCTCCTTCTCGCCCACGATGCGCAGCTGGTCGTCGGCGAGGATCTCGAACTCGTTCACGTCGGTGCCGTTGTTTGCGAGCGCGAACGTCACGGCGCCGGCGGGTGCGGTGGCAGCGGCCACGGAGCATCCGTCATCGGTGATGTCGACGGCGATCGCCGAGGCGAGGTCGGCTTTCGCGACGCAGCCGGTGAGGGCGAGCGCGAGTGCGGTCACGGCAGCGGATGCCGCGAGGGCGCGTCGGGTCATGAATGCTCCTGGATTCGAGGTGAGGGGTGAGACGTGTGGGTGAGACGTGGTGATCGGTGGTCAGTTCGCCGCGGCGGGCGCGGTCGTCGGTGCAGCGGTGGCGGCGGGCGCGGGTGCGGGCGCCGGGCGGCGACGCCGGTGCAGCATGCCGAGGTAGAGCGTCGTCGTGACGGCGACGTAGAGGACCCACCCGATGACCTGCGCCCAGGTCGGCTCGGGCGTGAAGTTGAAGATGCCGGCGAGGAGCGTGCCGTACCAGCTGCCCGGCGGCACGAGCTCGACGAGGCTGAACGCATGCGTGCCCCAGCCCGGGATGACCGAGGCCTCCTGAAGGTCGCCGATGCCGTACACGAGCACGCCGGCGGCGACGAGGATGAGGAAGAGCCCGGTCCAGGTGAAGAACTTCGAGAGGTTGATGCGCACGAGCCCGCGCGAGATGCCCCACGAGATGACGATCGCGGTGACGATGCCCAGCAGGGCGCCGACGGTGCCGAGCACCGGGTCGTTGCCGCCCGACACGTTGGCCCAGACGAAGAGGGCCGTCTCGATGCCCTCGCGGCCGACGGCGAGCGCGCCGAGCAGCACGATGGCGAACCACGACCGGTCGACGGCGGCGTCGACCTGGCCGCGCAGCTCCTTCGAGAGGCCCGCGCCGTGCGTGCCCATCCAGAAGATCATCCACGTCACGAGCGCGACGGCGACGAGGGAGAGCACGCCGCCGAGCACCTCCTGCGCTTGGAAGGTCATCGCGTACGGACCCCAGGTGAGCAGCGCACCGACGCCGAGCGACACCGCGACCGCGATGCCGATGCCGAACCAGAGCCGGCCGAAGAGGTCGCGGCGGCCGATCTTGCCGAGGTACGCGACGAGGATGCCGACGATGAGCCCTGCCTCGAGGCCTTCGCGGAGGCCGATCAGGTAGTTGGCGAGCACGCGCGTCTCCCGGATAGAACGGAGTGGATTGAGCCAAGGCTAACCTAACTTCAGCAGACTCGCGAACCCGGACCGTCACACCCGATTCCCATGCTGAACACGGTTTTCGCAGGCGAACGACACCCGCCGGCCGCGGAGGCGTAGCGTGGGAACGTGCTGACTCCGCCGAAGACCGACAAGCGACCCATCGAACGCGTGCACCACGGCGACGTCGTCGTCGACGACTACGAGTGGCTGCGCGACAAGGACGACCCCGAGGTGCTCGCGCACCTGCACGAGGAGAACGCCTACACGAAGGCGAGGACCGAGCACCTCGCGATCCTGCAGGAGCAGATCTTCGAGGAGATCACGACCCGCACCAAGGAGACCGACCTCAGCGTGCCCACCCGCGAGGGCGACTGGTGGTACTACACCCGCACCGTCGAGGGCAGCGAGTACGGCATCCACTGCCGGGTGCCGGCCACCGGCCCCGATGACTGGGAACCCCCGGCGACGGATGACTCGGGCTCCCCGTTGCCCGGCGAGCAGGTGCTGCTCGACGACAACGTCGAGGCCGCGGGCCACGACTTCTACTCGCTCGGCAGCTTCGACGTCACCGCCGACGGCGCGACCCTGCTGTACGCGATCGACCTCGAGGGCGACGAGCGGTACACGATCCGGCTGCGCTCGCTCGACGACTCGGGCCGCGAGTACGACGACGTCATCGAGGGCACCTCGAGCGGCGCGACCTTCGACCCGAGCGGCCGCTACGTGTTCTACGCGACGGTCGACGAGTCATGGCGACCCGACACCATCTGGCGGCACGAGATCGGCACCGCGGCATCCGACGACGTCTCGGTCTTCACCGAACCCGACGAGCGCTTCTGGCTCGGCGTCGGCGTGACCCGCAGCCGCAGGTTCCTCGTGATCGAGGCCGGCTCCAACGTCACGAGCGAGACCTGGCTGCTCGATGCCGCCGAGCCGACCGGCGGGTTCTCCGTCGTCTGGCCCCGCAAGGACGGCGTGGAGTACGACGTCGAGCACGTCGTCGCCGGGGGCAAGGACCGCCTGCTCATCGTGCACAACGACGATGCCTTGAACTTCGAGCTCGTGAGCGTCGCGGCATCCGACCCGCAGGGCGACCGTCGCGTGCTGCTGCCGCACGACCCGGCCGTGCGCCTCGAGGGCGTCGACGCGTTCCGCGACTTCGTCGCCGTCGAGTACCGCCGCGAGGGTCTGCCGCGGGTCGCCGTCGCGAAGGTGCCGGCTGCGGGCCTGCCCGCCGACGCGACGCCCGACGACACCCTGCACGAGCTCGCCTTCGACGAGGCGCTGTTCGCGGTGGGCCTGTCGGGCAACCCCGACTGGGCGCAGCCGACGCTGCGCATCGGCTACACGAGCTTCGTGACCCCGTCGACCGTGTACGACGTCGTCGTGGCGACGGGTGAGAGGCGGCTGCGCAAGCGTCAGGCCGTGCTCGGCGATTACGAAGCGACCCGCTACTCGCAGCGGCGCGAGTGGGCGACGGCCGACGACGGCACGCGCATCCCGGTGTCGCTCGTCTACCGGCACGACCTCGTCGACCTCGGCACGCCCGCCCCGACCCTGCTCTACGGCTACGGCTCGTACGAGCACTCGATCGACCCCGGCTTCGGCATCCCCCGCCTGTCGCTGCTCGACCGCGGCATGATCTTCGCCGTGGCGCACGTGCGCGGCGGCGGCGAGATGGGGCGACTCTGGTACGAGCACGGCAAGAAGCTCGAGA
The DNA window shown above is from Agromyces cerinus and carries:
- a CDS encoding S9 family peptidase translates to MLTPPKTDKRPIERVHHGDVVVDDYEWLRDKDDPEVLAHLHEENAYTKARTEHLAILQEQIFEEITTRTKETDLSVPTREGDWWYYTRTVEGSEYGIHCRVPATGPDDWEPPATDDSGSPLPGEQVLLDDNVEAAGHDFYSLGSFDVTADGATLLYAIDLEGDERYTIRLRSLDDSGREYDDVIEGTSSGATFDPSGRYVFYATVDESWRPDTIWRHEIGTAASDDVSVFTEPDERFWLGVGVTRSRRFLVIEAGSNVTSETWLLDAAEPTGGFSVVWPRKDGVEYDVEHVVAGGKDRLLIVHNDDALNFELVSVAASDPQGDRRVLLPHDPAVRLEGVDAFRDFVAVEYRREGLPRVAVAKVPAAGLPADATPDDTLHELAFDEALFAVGLSGNPDWAQPTLRIGYTSFVTPSTVYDVVVATGERRLRKRQAVLGDYEATRYSQRREWATADDGTRIPVSLVYRHDLVDLGTPAPTLLYGYGSYEHSIDPGFGIPRLSLLDRGMIFAVAHVRGGGEMGRLWYEHGKKLEKRNTFTDFAAVARHLIDEDITAPDRLVAQGGSAGGLLIGAVANLAPKYFSGFLAEVPFVDPLTSILDPSLPLTVIEWDEWGNPLDDDEVYSYMKSYSPIENVHVNHYPPILAVTSLNDTRVLYVEPAKWVAKLRDVGADPLLKIEMAAGHGGVSGRYSAWRERAFAYAWVVDAAGAHPSGE